One Bdellovibrio bacteriovorus str. Tiberius DNA segment encodes these proteins:
- a CDS encoding polysaccharide biosynthesis protein, whose protein sequence is MFLRLAGLPRRIKILLMLFSDLVLLPLALWSSVALRMGTLSPDVASYIWLFFVVPFVTIPIFIRIGLYRAVIRYLDDKIIYTVFYGVTLSVLLLTAVIVMGRVSSIPRSSLIIYWIIAIAYIASSRFLARGLMRSLERFEDRRQPVAIYGAGRAGLQTALALMSGPEFRPVAFFDDNPEVQGTNVVGIRVFDPMEAIDVMKAKECRQLLIAMPSASRTRRKEIIQKFEREGVILKTLPGMGELVDGRVRIEDIREVGVEDLLGRDPVPPFEDLIKSCIRDKVVLVTGAGGSIGSELCRQIILNTPRKLILLEQAEFALYKIEQDILKHRINFEVVPILGDVLNSDHMEKLISRYGVQTVYHAAAYKHVPLVESNVIAGVMNNVFGTLAASRAAIKGNVETFVLISTDKAVRPTNVMGASKRLSELVLQGLAQDRKCSTRFCMVRFGNVLGSSGSVVPLFKEQIRNGGPVTVTHPEVTRYFMTIPEAAQLVLQAGSMGKGGDVFVLDMGESVKILDLAKKMIELSGLEVRDSVTGSGDISIEFTGLRPGEKLYEELLIGSNVSWTAHPRIMTASENCLEWDTLNKQLDELKNACLSGDDRVVRAILKALVPEYVQG, encoded by the coding sequence ATGTTTTTGCGACTGGCTGGATTACCAAGAAGAATAAAAATATTGCTGATGTTGTTTAGCGATTTGGTTCTTCTGCCATTGGCGCTATGGTCGTCAGTCGCATTGCGCATGGGGACTCTGAGTCCCGATGTGGCAAGTTATATTTGGCTTTTCTTTGTGGTTCCATTTGTAACAATCCCTATTTTTATAAGAATCGGGCTGTATAGAGCTGTAATCCGTTATCTCGACGATAAGATTATTTACACCGTTTTTTATGGGGTTACTCTTTCTGTTCTGTTATTGACTGCTGTTATAGTCATGGGAAGAGTTTCCTCCATCCCTCGGTCTTCTCTGATTATTTACTGGATTATTGCTATTGCTTATATTGCTTCCAGCCGTTTCTTGGCTCGAGGATTGATGCGAAGTCTTGAAAGATTCGAAGATCGTCGTCAGCCAGTGGCTATTTATGGTGCGGGTCGTGCCGGGCTGCAGACTGCTTTGGCGCTAATGTCGGGACCAGAGTTTCGCCCGGTTGCTTTCTTTGACGACAATCCAGAAGTGCAAGGCACCAATGTTGTAGGCATTCGAGTTTTCGATCCAATGGAAGCGATTGATGTAATGAAGGCCAAAGAGTGCAGGCAGTTATTAATTGCCATGCCTTCTGCCAGTCGTACGCGCCGTAAAGAAATTATTCAGAAGTTCGAACGTGAAGGGGTTATTCTTAAGACGCTGCCTGGAATGGGAGAGCTTGTTGATGGTCGCGTCAGAATTGAGGATATTCGTGAGGTGGGTGTAGAGGATTTGCTCGGGCGTGATCCAGTACCACCTTTTGAAGACCTTATTAAATCCTGTATTAGAGACAAAGTGGTTTTGGTTACTGGGGCTGGGGGCTCTATTGGGTCTGAGCTTTGTCGGCAGATTATCCTGAATACTCCTAGAAAGCTAATTTTACTGGAGCAGGCTGAGTTTGCTTTGTACAAAATTGAGCAAGATATTCTAAAGCATCGGATTAATTTTGAGGTAGTTCCAATTTTAGGTGATGTGCTCAATTCTGACCACATGGAGAAGCTGATTTCAAGATATGGTGTCCAAACTGTTTATCATGCTGCTGCCTACAAGCACGTTCCGCTTGTTGAGAGTAATGTGATCGCAGGAGTTATGAACAATGTATTTGGCACCTTAGCGGCTTCGAGGGCGGCAATTAAAGGGAATGTCGAGACTTTCGTGTTGATTTCGACTGATAAGGCTGTGCGTCCTACAAATGTTATGGGGGCATCAAAGCGTCTTTCTGAGCTGGTTCTGCAGGGCTTAGCTCAGGATCGAAAGTGCTCAACGCGGTTCTGTATGGTCAGATTTGGTAATGTCTTGGGCTCCTCTGGGTCAGTGGTCCCTTTATTTAAAGAGCAGATTCGGAATGGGGGGCCTGTCACCGTGACTCATCCAGAAGTTACCCGTTACTTCATGACTATCCCCGAAGCAGCGCAATTGGTGCTTCAGGCTGGTTCGATGGGTAAAGGAGGAGATGTCTTCGTTCTGGACATGGGAGAGTCAGTTAAGATTTTGGACCTGGCAAAAAAGATGATCGAGCTTTCAGGTTTAGAAGTCCGTGATTCTGTTACCGGATCAGGTGACATCTCTATTGAGTTCACTGGATTGCGTCCCGGTGAGAAGTTATATGAAGAGTTGCTTATTGGGAGTAATGTTTCTTGGACTGCTCACCCGAGAATTATGACTGCCAGTGAAAACTGCTTGGAGTGGGATACTTTGAATAAGCAGTTAGATGAATTAAAAAACGCATGTTTGTCTGGTGATGACAGAGTTGTCCGAGCGATACTGAAGGCGTTGGTTCCAGAGTATGTCCAAGGATAA
- a CDS encoding DegT/DnrJ/EryC1/StrS family aminotransferase, with protein sequence MEFIDLKSQQKRIQKQIQERINTVLTNGQYIMGPEVFELEERLAKYTGSKHCISNANGTDALMLALMAIGIKPGDEVITTPFSFFATSEVISFFGAVPVFVDIDRETYNIDASLIEEKITKKTKAIIPVSLYGQCADYEAIEAIAAKHGIVTIEDAAQSFGATYKGKKSCNLTTISCTSFFPSKPLGCYGDGGACFTNDDKIAEKIKVLRTHGQARRYYHTDIGMNARLDTLQAAILLAKMEIFDDEIQLRHKVAARYNKLLEGIAPIQRILPENTSAYAQYTIEVDNRDSFIEKMKTLGVPTAVHYPIPLHLQPVYAGQYQKGAYPKSELAASRVVSLPMHPYLDEETQDEVVKAVKVALGQK encoded by the coding sequence GTGGAATTTATTGATCTAAAATCACAGCAAAAAAGAATTCAAAAACAGATTCAAGAAAGAATTAACACCGTTCTTACGAATGGTCAGTACATCATGGGTCCTGAAGTGTTTGAACTTGAAGAACGTCTTGCAAAGTATACTGGCTCCAAACATTGTATTTCTAACGCCAACGGCACCGATGCTCTGATGCTGGCTTTGATGGCTATTGGGATCAAACCGGGCGACGAAGTCATCACAACTCCATTCAGTTTCTTTGCCACATCTGAAGTCATCAGCTTCTTTGGCGCAGTCCCAGTCTTTGTGGATATCGACAGAGAAACTTACAATATAGATGCCAGCCTCATTGAGGAAAAAATCACCAAGAAAACCAAAGCGATCATTCCTGTAAGTTTGTACGGCCAGTGCGCTGATTACGAAGCCATTGAGGCTATCGCTGCAAAACACGGCATTGTGACCATTGAGGATGCTGCGCAAAGCTTTGGTGCCACTTATAAGGGCAAAAAGTCCTGCAACCTGACGACGATTTCCTGCACGAGCTTCTTCCCATCCAAACCTCTGGGTTGCTATGGCGATGGTGGCGCTTGTTTCACCAACGACGACAAAATTGCAGAGAAAATCAAAGTTCTAAGAACGCACGGTCAGGCTAGAAGATACTATCACACCGACATTGGCATGAATGCCCGCCTTGATACTCTTCAGGCGGCCATCCTTTTGGCAAAGATGGAAATCTTTGATGACGAGATTCAGCTTCGCCACAAAGTGGCTGCTCGTTACAATAAGCTATTGGAAGGTATTGCTCCGATTCAGCGTATCTTGCCTGAAAACACTTCAGCTTATGCTCAGTACACGATTGAGGTCGACAACCGTGACAGCTTCATTGAAAAGATGAAAACACTGGGTGTGCCTACAGCGGTTCACTACCCGATTCCTTTGCACTTGCAGCCGGTTTATGCGGGTCAATATCAGAAGGGGGCTTATCCGAAGTCCGAGTTGGCAGCGAGCCGTGTTGTGAGCTTGCCGATGCATCCGTATTTGGATGAGGAGACGCAGGATGAGGTGGTGAAGGCGGTGAAGGTGGCGCTTGGTCAAAAGTAG
- a CDS encoding type II toxin-antitoxin system RelE family toxin: MGVQMYRVELGKYAKKALGRIPKYIVANLLDWVQEVEDKGLEKVRKIPGYHDEPLLGAWKGYRSIRLSRSYRAIYFEDDGELKIITIVEVSKHEY, from the coding sequence ATGGGTGTACAAATGTATAGAGTTGAGCTCGGTAAATATGCTAAAAAAGCCCTTGGGCGCATCCCAAAATATATTGTGGCCAACCTTCTGGACTGGGTTCAGGAGGTTGAAGATAAAGGGCTTGAGAAGGTGCGGAAAATACCCGGATATCACGATGAGCCTTTATTGGGGGCTTGGAAGGGATATCGGTCGATTCGCTTAAGTCGTTCTTACAGAGCGATCTACTTCGAGGATGATGGCGAGCTAAAAATTATTACAATTGTCGAGGTAAGCAAACATGAATACTAA
- a CDS encoding helix-turn-helix domain-containing protein yields the protein MNTKKKSQTVRLLEKSLGEELTFGLRLSSIRKAEGFTLETFAEKLDISKQHLSDIEKGRKAVSPERAARFAQALGYAEDRFVQLALQDLLQHAGLKYKVQVS from the coding sequence ATGAATACTAAAAAGAAAAGTCAGACAGTTCGATTGCTGGAAAAGTCTCTGGGTGAAGAGCTGACCTTCGGGCTTCGTTTGTCATCAATACGTAAGGCAGAAGGTTTTACTTTAGAGACCTTTGCTGAAAAGCTTGATATCTCGAAGCAGCATCTAAGTGATATCGAAAAAGGGCGCAAGGCGGTCAGTCCCGAGCGGGCCGCACGCTTTGCGCAAGCTTTGGGATATGCTGAGGATCGATTTGTTCAGTTGGCATTGCAGGATCTGCTGCAACATGCGGGGCTTAAATATAAAGTTCAGGTGTCTTAA
- a CDS encoding helix-turn-helix domain-containing protein, producing the protein MRITGASQLAEEVRKIRKEQGITSEKLGQYADLSRYAVLNFENQKSDIKLSTLLKILKLCNIEIYIKVKSK; encoded by the coding sequence ATGCGTATTACAGGTGCTTCTCAATTGGCAGAAGAGGTCCGGAAGATTCGCAAAGAGCAAGGTATTACCAGCGAAAAGCTCGGGCAGTATGCTGACCTTTCTCGTTATGCCGTTTTGAACTTCGAAAATCAAAAGTCGGACATCAAGTTGTCGACGCTTTTGAAAATTCTAAAGCTTTGCAATATCGAGATTTATATCAAGGTCAAAAGCAAATGA
- a CDS encoding type II toxin-antitoxin system HipA family toxin gives MKRPLNVFYKKQHVGVLLKKPDDTLGFSYSEKWISGKDSFVLSPALPLQKDEFNNRLTKAYFDNLLPEGDTLKLFEQILKKSFEDPYQLLESYGLDCAGALEITPLDEAPETVLKGDLEEISFEEIDRVINNKESLYVHSLVSHKGRFSLAGAQDKIPVIFQSGKIFLPADARPTTHILKPPTRISGVLNSVQNEYLCMRLAGLCGLSIPAIQLVGEEHLLFLVERYDRKIEKNGTVERLHQFDLCQAQGVPSAEKYEEGGGPSFAQNYKVVGDISDNKIQDLEAILKWLAFNLLVGNNDSHSKNLSFLYVDGHTQLAPMYDLLSTSIYKNMSSAFAFSVGGQRQPAKMKKKNFEMLAEELGFSKKKDIFVKTLKEMSVLVEEKVETLWSEIADDDRFKYIKGNLRGEIQSRLNLYKSVR, from the coding sequence ATGAAGCGGCCGTTGAATGTCTTTTACAAAAAGCAACATGTTGGAGTGCTGCTGAAAAAGCCTGATGACACTTTGGGTTTTTCATATTCAGAAAAATGGATTTCTGGGAAAGATTCTTTTGTTCTGTCGCCAGCCTTGCCATTGCAAAAGGACGAGTTTAACAATCGCCTGACCAAGGCGTATTTCGACAATCTTCTTCCTGAAGGTGACACTCTAAAGCTGTTTGAACAAATTCTGAAAAAAAGCTTCGAGGATCCCTACCAACTTTTGGAAAGCTACGGTCTTGACTGTGCGGGAGCCCTTGAAATTACGCCGTTGGACGAGGCGCCAGAGACGGTATTAAAAGGGGATCTGGAAGAGATTTCATTTGAGGAAATAGACCGGGTTATCAATAACAAAGAAAGCCTGTATGTGCACAGCCTTGTGAGCCATAAAGGGCGTTTTTCATTGGCCGGGGCTCAGGATAAAATTCCGGTGATTTTTCAGAGCGGGAAGATTTTTTTGCCGGCGGATGCAAGACCCACAACTCATATTCTAAAGCCACCCACTCGGATATCGGGAGTTCTAAATTCGGTGCAAAATGAGTATCTGTGCATGAGGCTTGCGGGACTTTGCGGACTGAGTATCCCGGCTATTCAGTTGGTCGGGGAAGAGCATTTATTATTCTTAGTAGAGCGTTACGATCGTAAAATCGAAAAAAATGGAACGGTTGAGCGCCTTCATCAGTTCGACTTGTGTCAGGCCCAAGGGGTCCCTTCTGCAGAAAAGTACGAGGAAGGTGGTGGGCCGTCATTTGCGCAGAATTATAAGGTCGTAGGGGATATTTCGGACAATAAGATTCAGGATCTCGAGGCCATCTTGAAGTGGCTGGCCTTTAATTTGTTGGTTGGAAACAACGATTCCCATTCTAAGAATCTGTCTTTTTTATACGTAGATGGCCATACTCAATTGGCACCTATGTATGATTTGCTTTCTACTAGCATCTATAAAAATATGTCGTCGGCATTTGCGTTCTCGGTCGGAGGGCAGCGACAGCCAGCGAAAATGAAAAAGAAAAATTTTGAGATGTTGGCTGAAGAATTGGGTTTCTCTAAGAAGAAAGACATCTTTGTGAAAACTCTGAAGGAGATGTCCGTATTAGTGGAAGAAAAAGTGGAAACGCTATGGTCAGAAATCGCGGATGATGATCGCTTTAAGTATATTAAAGGTAATCTTCGCGGCGAAATTCAAAGCCGTTTGAACCTCTATAAATCCGTGCGATGA
- a CDS encoding nitronate monooxygenase — MQFNHPIVIQGGMGIAVSDWRLAKTVSQTGQLGVVSGTAINSVLVRRLQDGDIAGDCRRALKAFPSQEIAQKILDTYFIEGGRPATQAYKRPPMFNLESPKALLQLTVAASFVEVWLAREGHNGVIGLNLLEKVVLPNLACLYGGLLAGVDYVIMGAGIPREIPGALDLLSQNLKATLKVPVAGASEDGITSFDPQSVMEGTELVPLKRPYFFPIVSSAILAANLKKKSTGRVDGFIVEGPLAGGHNAPPRGPMKLNERGEPVYGTRDEVCLKEMAALELPFWMAGYYATPEKLAEVRAQGAHGVQVGTLFAFSEESGVKEEHKAQALKKITTETAPEGGWIFTDPRSSPTGFPFKAVRLSGTISEEALYLSRKRICDLGYLRHAYQKPDGSVGQRCPAEPVNDYVKKGGLEEDTVGRKCLCNALMADVGMGQIQAGGVEEQPLLTAGDDLNNVARMLRGKSSYSAKDVVAYLLGLEESAQTTVEAQLSLI; from the coding sequence ATGCAATTTAATCATCCGATCGTAATTCAAGGTGGCATGGGGATCGCAGTCTCTGACTGGCGTTTGGCAAAAACAGTTTCTCAAACAGGCCAGTTGGGCGTTGTTTCTGGAACTGCGATCAATTCAGTTCTGGTTCGTCGTCTGCAAGATGGTGATATTGCCGGTGACTGCCGCCGTGCTTTGAAAGCCTTCCCTTCCCAGGAAATCGCTCAAAAGATTCTGGATACTTATTTTATTGAAGGCGGCCGTCCTGCGACTCAAGCCTACAAACGTCCTCCGATGTTCAATCTGGAATCCCCGAAAGCTTTGTTGCAACTGACTGTGGCGGCAAGCTTCGTTGAAGTGTGGCTGGCGCGCGAGGGGCACAATGGCGTGATCGGGCTGAATCTTTTGGAAAAAGTCGTTCTGCCAAACCTTGCCTGCCTTTACGGCGGCCTGCTGGCGGGTGTGGATTACGTTATTATGGGTGCGGGTATTCCGCGGGAAATCCCGGGTGCCTTGGATTTGCTTTCTCAAAATCTGAAAGCGACTTTGAAGGTTCCGGTGGCTGGAGCTTCCGAAGACGGGATCACTTCTTTTGATCCGCAATCTGTGATGGAAGGCACTGAGCTTGTTCCATTAAAACGCCCTTACTTCTTCCCGATTGTTTCGTCTGCAATTTTAGCCGCGAATCTGAAAAAGAAATCCACGGGTCGCGTGGATGGCTTCATCGTAGAAGGTCCTTTGGCTGGCGGCCACAATGCGCCTCCGCGTGGTCCGATGAAACTGAACGAGCGTGGTGAGCCGGTTTATGGAACTCGCGATGAAGTGTGCTTGAAAGAAATGGCGGCACTAGAGCTGCCGTTCTGGATGGCGGGCTATTATGCGACTCCGGAAAAGCTGGCTGAAGTTCGTGCTCAAGGTGCGCACGGTGTTCAGGTGGGAACTTTGTTTGCCTTCTCGGAAGAATCCGGCGTGAAGGAAGAACACAAAGCCCAGGCTTTGAAAAAAATCACGACTGAAACAGCTCCTGAAGGTGGCTGGATCTTTACGGATCCACGCTCTTCGCCGACAGGTTTTCCATTTAAGGCCGTGCGCCTTTCTGGAACTATTTCTGAAGAGGCTTTGTACCTTTCCCGCAAACGCATTTGCGATCTGGGTTACTTGCGCCATGCTTATCAGAAACCTGACGGCAGTGTGGGCCAACGCTGCCCTGCTGAACCGGTGAATGATTATGTTAAAAAAGGCGGCTTGGAAGAAGACACAGTGGGACGTAAATGTCTGTGCAATGCTTTGATGGCTGACGTGGGCATGGGCCAAATCCAGGCCGGTGGCGTGGAAGAGCAGCCTTTGCTGACTGCGGGGGATGACTTGAATAATGTTGCTCGTATGCTTCGTGGGAAAAGTTCCTACAGCGCTAAAGACGTTGTGGCTTATCTGCTGGGCTTGGAGGAAAGTGCCCAAACAACAGTAGAAGCCCAACTATCTTTAATTTGA
- a CDS encoding mobile mystery protein A, whose protein sequence is MKSKTAKLRRAQLDQQFMTAHGISSVKTPKTGWVREVRTALGMSMSDLAARLGVIKQRIEGLEKNEVAGTVTIESLRKAAEAMNCDFVYHFVPKQGLQKTLESQASKVAEEIVRSSEHSMSLELQSTSKSAQKALVEEIALELLRNEDRRIWSLKK, encoded by the coding sequence GTGAAATCTAAAACGGCCAAACTTCGACGGGCGCAGTTGGATCAACAGTTTATGACAGCACATGGAATCAGCTCGGTGAAAACCCCCAAGACGGGGTGGGTTCGCGAAGTGCGTACCGCTCTGGGGATGTCGATGAGTGATTTGGCCGCGCGCCTTGGGGTGATCAAACAGCGTATTGAAGGGCTTGAAAAAAATGAAGTGGCTGGAACGGTCACGATCGAATCCTTAAGAAAGGCGGCAGAGGCTATGAACTGTGATTTCGTTTATCACTTTGTCCCAAAGCAGGGGTTGCAAAAAACCTTAGAATCCCAAGCCAGCAAAGTCGCCGAAGAGATCGTCAGATCCAGCGAGCATTCCATGAGCCTTGAATTGCAAAGCACTTCCAAATCCGCACAGAAAGCTCTTGTCGAAGAAATCGCGCTTGAACTTTTGCGCAACGAAGACCGCCGTATCTGGAGTTTGAAAAAATGA
- a CDS encoding mobile mystery protein B produces the protein MKIPSIPGATPLDDETLRGLIPGLTTHGELDEFEAANIARAMLWAESSRSLKKDLLSMSGLKRLHQKMFEDTWIWAGDLRIRQTNIGVSPQTIQSDMAILLGDISYWLKNQTFPLEEIAIRFHHRLVYIHPFPNGNGRCARLATDLFLKQQGVAGFTWGLGSLAQLGKAREEYIRCLRKADQEGDYGPLLKFAKS, from the coding sequence ATGAAGATCCCGTCCATTCCCGGAGCCACACCTTTGGATGATGAGACCTTGCGCGGTCTGATCCCGGGTTTAACGACTCACGGGGAGCTGGATGAATTCGAAGCCGCCAATATTGCGCGTGCCATGTTGTGGGCTGAATCCAGCCGGTCCTTGAAAAAAGACCTGCTCAGTATGTCGGGACTTAAGCGCCTGCATCAGAAGATGTTTGAAGACACCTGGATTTGGGCCGGTGACTTAAGAATCCGTCAAACCAACATCGGCGTGTCGCCGCAGACGATTCAGAGTGATATGGCTATTTTGCTGGGTGATATCAGCTACTGGTTGAAAAATCAGACTTTCCCGCTTGAGGAAATTGCCATCCGTTTCCATCATCGTCTGGTTTATATTCATCCCTTTCCCAATGGAAACGGGCGTTGCGCGCGATTGGCAACAGATCTGTTTTTGAAGCAGCAGGGGGTTGCAGGTTTCACGTGGGGGCTTGGCAGTTTGGCGCAGTTGGGAAAAGCCCGCGAAGAATACATTCGCTGTCTAAGAAAAGCCGATCAAGAAGGGGACTATGGCCCCCTTTTGAAATTTGCGAAAAGTTAG
- a CDS encoding PPC domain-containing DNA-binding protein, giving the protein MATEPFSSSNTSYCFRLRPGQDLKKELLFYCQKYHLQAACVVSAVGSVDKAHLRMSGGKDVVEFQGPFEIVSLSGTLGPDGAHLHMSISNFEGQVIGGHLMDGSLIHTTAEIVLLENHELVFHREVDGHTQYKELVIKKR; this is encoded by the coding sequence ATGGCAACTGAACCTTTTTCCAGCTCGAACACCAGTTATTGTTTCCGTTTGAGACCGGGGCAGGACCTTAAAAAAGAGCTCTTGTTCTATTGCCAGAAGTATCACCTTCAGGCGGCCTGCGTCGTAAGCGCCGTTGGCAGCGTTGATAAAGCCCATCTGCGCATGTCCGGCGGCAAGGACGTGGTGGAGTTTCAAGGGCCGTTTGAGATTGTGTCCCTGTCTGGAACTTTGGGGCCCGATGGGGCGCACTTGCACATGTCCATCAGCAACTTTGAAGGCCAAGTCATTGGCGGTCATCTGATGGACGGATCGTTAATTCATACAACCGCTGAAATCGTGCTTTTGGAAAATCATGAGCTGGTATTCCACCGGGAAGTGGATGGTCACACTCAGTACAAAGAACTGGTGATAAAGAAGCGGTAA
- the cysK gene encoding cysteine synthase A, whose protein sequence is MKIYSDITKTIGQTPLIEMQRIGKDLPGRLLLKLEFFNPLGSVKDRIGLAMIEDAERSGQLKTGMKIIEPTSGNTGIALAFVAAAKGYDITLTMPETMSQERRTLLLMLGAKIILTPGPLGMKGAIAKAMELLENTPNAWMPRQFDNPANPAIHKATTALEIWNDTDGKVDMVISGVGTSGTITGVGTVLKEKNKNIKIIAVEPAESPVLSGGKPGPHKIQGLGAGFIPSVMDRSVVDGVEQVSSEESMKVAREVIKKEGIPVGISSGAAISAGLRQAAKEENRGKNIVVIIPSTTERYLSTLLAEQERAEAQSLPVATVDENYLSKVK, encoded by the coding sequence ATGAAAATATATTCTGATATCACAAAAACCATTGGTCAAACCCCCTTAATTGAAATGCAAAGAATCGGCAAAGACTTGCCGGGGCGTTTGTTGTTGAAACTTGAATTTTTCAATCCCCTGGGATCCGTCAAGGACCGCATTGGCCTGGCGATGATCGAAGACGCTGAGCGCTCAGGTCAGCTTAAGACCGGAATGAAAATCATTGAACCGACAAGTGGCAATACAGGGATTGCGTTGGCCTTTGTGGCAGCAGCCAAGGGTTATGACATCACACTGACCATGCCAGAAACCATGTCCCAAGAGCGTCGTACATTGTTGTTGATGTTGGGGGCGAAAATCATTCTGACTCCAGGTCCATTGGGTATGAAAGGCGCCATCGCCAAAGCCATGGAGCTTCTTGAAAACACTCCGAATGCGTGGATGCCTCGTCAGTTTGACAATCCTGCAAATCCGGCGATTCATAAAGCAACCACGGCGCTTGAGATCTGGAACGACACCGACGGTAAAGTCGACATGGTCATCAGCGGAGTTGGAACATCCGGCACGATCACCGGCGTGGGCACCGTTCTGAAAGAAAAAAACAAAAACATCAAAATCATCGCAGTCGAGCCTGCAGAAAGCCCGGTGCTTTCCGGCGGCAAGCCAGGTCCGCATAAAATCCAGGGCTTGGGCGCAGGCTTTATTCCTAGCGTGATGGACAGATCCGTTGTTGATGGGGTCGAGCAAGTGTCATCTGAAGAGTCCATGAAAGTGGCTCGCGAAGTGATTAAAAAAGAAGGCATTCCGGTGGGGATTTCATCGGGTGCAGCGATCAGCGCAGGTCTTCGTCAGGCGGCGAAAGAGGAAAATCGCGGGAAAAATATTGTCGTGATCATTCCAAGCACCACCGAACGTTATCTGTCGACGCTGCTGGCAGAGCAGGAAAGAGCGGAAGCCCAAAGTCTTCCGGTTGCCACCGTGGATGAAAATTATCTGAGTAAAGTGAAGTAA
- a CDS encoding endonuclease/exonuclease/phosphatase family protein, with protein MVPFIVPAKEKVLLKIGEAPKLPEAPSQFDIFVWNVYKGQKAHLFEQDFKRLGENKDFIFLQEALLDQRMPAMWRSDFSAYEWHLAQSFHYKKDLSSTGVAIGSRLTPQSVDFIRAKTRELFWLTPKLTLFSEYSFGDKKALFVCTHVLNFVTLKAFTSSLYEIAEKISRFDGPVVLAGDFNTWNFKRYMIMKSIFRDLGLEHLDLEDDGRILKLDHVFVRGFDVVKAKVHHTIVSSDHFPLEITLKL; from the coding sequence ATGGTTCCCTTTATCGTTCCGGCCAAAGAAAAAGTACTGCTGAAGATCGGAGAAGCCCCTAAGCTTCCCGAAGCGCCTTCGCAGTTTGATATCTTTGTCTGGAACGTTTACAAGGGGCAAAAGGCTCATTTGTTTGAACAGGATTTCAAGCGCCTGGGTGAAAACAAGGACTTTATCTTCCTGCAGGAAGCCTTGCTGGATCAACGCATGCCCGCGATGTGGAGATCCGATTTTTCAGCCTACGAATGGCACCTGGCTCAGAGCTTTCATTATAAGAAAGACCTTTCCAGCACCGGGGTGGCGATTGGCTCAAGACTGACGCCTCAGTCAGTTGATTTTATTCGCGCCAAAACCCGCGAGCTGTTCTGGCTGACGCCGAAATTAACTTTATTCAGTGAATACAGCTTCGGAGACAAGAAGGCTCTGTTTGTGTGCACGCATGTGCTGAACTTTGTGACCTTGAAAGCGTTCACATCCTCACTTTATGAAATCGCTGAAAAGATCTCGCGCTTTGACGGGCCGGTGGTATTGGCAGGGGACTTCAACACCTGGAACTTTAAGCGTTATATGATCATGAAATCCATCTTCCGTGATCTGGGTCTTGAGCATTTGGATTTAGAAGACGATGGTCGTATTCTAAAGCTCGATCATGTCTTTGTGCGAGGCTTTGATGTGGTGAAAGCCAAAGTCCACCACACCATCGTAAGTTCCGATCATTTCCCTCTGGAAATCACCCTAAAACTCTAA
- a CDS encoding type II toxin-antitoxin system Phd/YefM family antitoxin, which translates to MAEKYPAGQFKAQCLMLMDKVKKYGQSVTITKHGKPVAKLVPVVDDAEGVESPFGSMSGTGEIKGDIVKSTGEKWSADEK; encoded by the coding sequence ATGGCTGAAAAATACCCCGCTGGCCAGTTTAAGGCTCAATGTCTGATGCTGATGGATAAAGTTAAAAAATATGGTCAGAGTGTCACCATTACAAAGCACGGCAAGCCCGTGGCGAAATTGGTTCCTGTTGTTGACGATGCTGAGGGCGTGGAAAGCCCATTCGGTTCAATGTCCGGCACCGGCGAGATCAAAGGCGACATAGTAAAATCCACAGGCGAAAAGTGGAGTGCCGATGAAAAGTAA